The following are from one region of the Brienomyrus brachyistius isolate T26 unplaced genomic scaffold, BBRACH_0.4 scaffold59, whole genome shotgun sequence genome:
- the rbm7 gene encoding RNA-binding protein 7 yields MGIADEADRTLFVGNLDPQVTEELLFELFLQAGPLIKVKIPKDNDGRSKQFGFINFKHEVSVPYGMNLLNGTRLFGRPLKIQFRAGSSHISQDGSSPGSSQNPSPCNTPTHRGGRHDRLMDELGSPSYSPPQLVQRSFSSPDNLQRQAVMNARQMQMNGGVQQHQGHGCSPGYGGSWQQDSPMSRGHRHSHQHENAGYYSRDQRQQEFCSERHHRGQRSDFYHHDDRDGGRSRDYPERRRDAPRDGRWRRY; encoded by the exons ATGGGTATAGCGGATGAAGCCGACCGGACGCTCTTTGTTGGTAATTTGGATCCTCAAGTGACGGAAGAGCTCCTCTTTGAGCTGTTTTTACAG gctGGGCCCTTGATAAAGGTAAAAATACCTAAGGACAATGATGGAAGGTCTAAACAGTTTGGATTTATTAACTTCAAGCATGAGGTGTCCGTCCCTTACGGGATGAACCTATTGAATGGAACTCGGCTCTTTGGAAGACCTCTGAAAATACAATTTCGTGCAG GAAGCAGCCACATAAGCCAGGATGGGAGCAGCCCTGGAAGTTCCCAGAACCCCAGTCCCTGTAACACACCTACTCACCGTGGGGGCAG ACATGACAGATTGATGGATGAGCTGGGCTCCCCCTCCTACTCGCCACCACAGCTTGTGCAGCGTTCCTTTTCATCCCCGGACAATCTGCAGAGGCAGGCAGTG ATGAACGCGCGGCAAATGCAGATGAATGGCGGTGTCCAGCAGCACCAGGGACACGGCTGCAGCCCAGGCTACGGGGGCTCGTGGCAGCAGGACAGCCCCATGTCCAGGGGCCACCGGCACTCCCACCAGCACGAAAATGCCGGCTATTACAGCAGGGACCAGCGGCAGCAGGAGTTTTGCTCAGAAAGGCATCACCGGGGCCAGAGGAGCGACTTCTATCACCATGACGAtagagacggtgggcggagccggGACTATCCTGAGAGACGAAGAGACGCACCCAGAGATGGCCGGTGGAGACGCTACTGA